The following proteins are encoded in a genomic region of Diabrotica virgifera virgifera chromosome 1, PGI_DIABVI_V3a:
- the LOC114328349 gene encoding coiled-coil domain-containing protein 115-like has protein sequence MSEPQENIKKVSEAQDDLDKVTEPQEDLDKVSESEDDLEKVSDPDDDLDEVNEPQDWDKVCQTLDKLTLDSLLLVQEQIELKLNIENAMSGGESHLAKSRYILGHNNVSALQLPTENSPEFSSCLKVEGSDTTLGRKSYELREIKKTEDETVQEPLRWFGVLVPQNLTFAQKMFRQALQWSIKSVNIQNQLLDTMQSISDLKELKNNLTRAT, from the coding sequence atgaGTGAACCAcaagaaaacattaaaaaagTGAGTGAAGCACAAGATGACTTGGATAAAGTGACTGAACCGCAAGAGGACTTGGACAAAGTGAGTGAATCAGAAGATGACTTGGAAAAAGTGAGTGACCCAGACGATGACTTGGACGAAGTAAATGAACCACAAGATTGGGACAAAGTGTGCCAGACTTTAGATAAACTCACTTTGGACTCCCTGCTTTTAGTTCAAGAACAAATTGAGCTGAAACTGAACATAGAAAACGCCATGTCTGGGGGCGAGTCACATTTAGCAAAATCCAGGTATATTTTAGGCCACAACAATGTTTCAGCTTTACAATTACCCACAGAAAACAGTCCAGAGTTTTCTTCGTGTCTAAAAGTAGAAGGAAGTGACACAACATTGGGCAGAAAGAGCTATGAATTGAGAGAGATTAAAAAGACGGAAGATGAGACAGTTCAAGAACCTCTGAGGTGGTTTGGTGTGTTAGTTCCCCAAAACCTTACCTTTGCACAGAAGATGTTCAGACAGGCTTTACAATGGAGTATTAAATCGGTAAACATTCAGAACCAGTTGTTGGATACTATGCAGAGTATTAGTGACCTGAAGGAGCTTAAAAATAACCTTACTAGAGCAACGTAG